TTTCAGGGAGAGGTTTTAAAAGTTCGTGTTACGGAGCCGCCAGAAAAGGGTAAGGCAAATGAGGCGGTGGTTTCCTTATTAGCGAAAGCCTTAGGGATTCCCAAGCGAGACGTGACACTAGTTTCCGGAGAGAGCTCAAGAAAGAAAAAGCTTATGATCCCCAAAAAGGTGCAGGAGAAGCTGCATGTATGGAGAAGTTAAGCTGCAGAGATGTTTGGTTCTTCGGACTTTGTGGTTTTCTTGTCTTTAAAAATAATGGAACGAAATTGTTTTTTTTCTGTCTTGTTCATCTTGATCCCGAGCTTTTTGATGATGTCTTCATTAAAAGTTGTGGTTTTTGCTAAAGGCTCAGCAATGATTTTTCTCAGGGCTTCGTGATCTTGGATATTGTAGAGCATATGGTGAGTAAGCTGCGCTACAAGTTTCCCGGATTTCTTGTAATCTACACCGCAGGCAATGCAGGCTCCTTCAGGAATTAACGAAAGATCATCGGTAACGATGGGAATTTTTTCTTTTAGGATATCTTGTATAAACATTAGGCCCTCCTTACGCATTAAGGAGGATAGAGGAATAAAAATTGCTGAAGGACGTTTATCGAGAGCTTGACGCACTCGAGTCTTTAAAGTGCTTTGGGTAATCGGGATCTCAATCACTTCAATCCCTGAAGCATGAAGTTTTTTGATCATCTCATTCTGGAGGTTAGAAGGAAAGGGATCTGAGGGTTTAAGATACACAACAGATTCTGCATTTGTTGTGACTGCCTGTATTGCAAAACAATACTGGTTAATATCGAGATTATCACTGATTCCTTGGATATTTTCTTGTGTCTTAGGGATGACGAGGCTTTCTTCATTGGGGACTGCAGCGTAAATCACGGGCTTCTTGGTTTCTATTGTGCTCATGACTTTTGTTGCCAAAACTCCTAATGTAATGATGGCAACGATATTTTTGTCCGTATGTAAAGAACGTGCAAGCTTACGTGCTTTGACGAGGTTATCTTCAGCATTGACAGTGATGATCTCAGGAATATTCCCAAGGGCTGAGAGGGCTTCTACACAACTTTGGCTACAGTCTATGAGGAGAGGATGGGAGAAAGAATGGAATATAGCAATTTTTTGAGAAGGAGACTTTTCAAAATGGCGGCCACAAATCACAACAGAAATAAATGAACAGATAAAGCAGAGAAAAAATAGGTAGTGAGAGAGCTTACGCAGGATCATCATAGAACGACCGTAGAAGAAAGTGGTGTAGAGGTAAGTTGTTTACAGGCTCTAGCTATATCCTCAGCTTTTGCTAACGCGGAGAAACGTACAAAGCCTTTACCATGCTCCCCAAAGGCATAGCCGGGAGTAGCGACAATATGATACTGATGCAGGAAAAAGTCAAAAGCATCCTTATCTGGAACTCCTCGAGGAAGCTCTACCCAAACATAGGGAGCATGCGCTCCTCCGTATACGGAAAATCCTGCTTGAGACAAGGCTTCTCGCAGTTGGCGCCCTTGATTTTGGTAATGGGCAACAGCTTGGGAAGAGGCAAGAAGATCGATTCCTAAGCAACCTCCTTCTTGAATAGGACGGGAGGCTCCATTAAATACGGCGGAAAGAAAACGCTGCCAATCTTGAAGGATTGAGAGCCCATTCGTATAGCAAAGTTCTTTAGGAATCACTGTCCATCCTAGGCGCATTCCTGTAAAGCCTAAGGATTTCGAAAAGGAACCCACCTCTATAGCACAATATCTTGCTTCAGGGATTTCAAAGATACTTTTAGGGAGGGTCGGGTCTGTAATAAAGGCTCTGTATGAGGTGTCGAAGATGATAATGGCGTTATGCTTTCGAGCATAGGAAACAAATTTCTGGAGTTCTTCATGGGAGAGCATACTTCCCGTTGGGTT
This genomic stretch from Chlamydia pecorum E58 harbors:
- a CDS encoding DUF167 family protein → MDEELCILEVQVTPKAKENKIVGFQGEVLKVRVTEPPEKGKANEAVVSLLAKALGIPKRDVTLVSGESSRKKKLMIPKKVQEKLHVWRS
- a CDS encoding LL-diaminopimelate aminotransferase gives rise to the protein MERNPYFSRLQPQYVFSEIRKRLSSFRKEYPQVVLADLAIGDTTQPIDPQITSTIEHFVHTQSSSQNYQGYGPEAGILPLREKLATLFYEGNISIEEITISDGAKNDLFRLFSLFGPEKTLALQDPTYPAYIDIAYLTGVKEIIKLPGTKENHFIPELPKQHPIDIFCLCFPNNPTGSMLSHEELQKFVSYARKHNAIIIFDTSYRAFITDPTLPKSIFEIPEARYCAIEVGSFSKSLGFTGMRLGWTVIPKELCYTNGLSILQDWQRFLSAVFNGASRPIQEGGCLGIDLLASSQAVAHYQNQGRQLREALSQAGFSVYGGAHAPYVWVELPRGVPDKDAFDFFLHQYHIVATPGYAFGEHGKGFVRFSALAKAEDIARACKQLTSTPLSSTVVL
- a CDS encoding ABC transporter substrate-binding protein, which encodes MILRKLSHYLFFLCFICSFISVVICGRHFEKSPSQKIAIFHSFSHPLLIDCSQSCVEALSALGNIPEIITVNAEDNLVKARKLARSLHTDKNIVAIITLGVLATKVMSTIETKKPVIYAAVPNEESLVIPKTQENIQGISDNLDINQYCFAIQAVTTNAESVVYLKPSDPFPSNLQNEMIKKLHASGIEVIEIPITQSTLKTRVRQALDKRPSAIFIPLSSLMRKEGLMFIQDILKEKIPIVTDDLSLIPEGACIACGVDYKKSGKLVAQLTHHMLYNIQDHEALRKIIAEPLAKTTTFNEDIIKKLGIKMNKTEKKQFRSIIFKDKKTTKSEEPNISAA